A DNA window from Solanum lycopersicum chromosome 3, SLM_r2.1 contains the following coding sequences:
- the LOC101263880 gene encoding uncharacterized protein, with translation MAFVLVSGKSSKAQLVAIADAASFYCAIFVLGLLLISSVKENYSTDGAVMKGNRFLSRPCDEIYVVGEGETLHTISDKCGDPFIVEENPHIHDPDDVFPGLVIKITPVNPS, from the coding sequence atggcGTTCGTTTTAGTATCAGGAAAATCTAGCAAAGCACAATTAGTAGCGATAGCCGATGCAGCTTCGTTTTACTGTGCTATTTTTGTATTGGGTTTGCTTTTGATTAGTTCAGTGAAAGAGAATTATTCAACAGACGGAGCCGTAATGAAAGGGAATCGGTTCTTGAGTCGGCCTtgtgatgaaatttatgtggttGGAGAAGGAGAAACGTTACATACGATTAGTGATAAGTGTGGTGATCCTTTTATTGTTGAAGAGAATCCACATATTCATGATCCTGATGATGTTTTTCCAGGTCTTGTAATCAAAATTACTCCTGTAAACCCATCGTAg